A stretch of the Nicotiana tabacum cultivar K326 chromosome 6, ASM71507v2, whole genome shotgun sequence genome encodes the following:
- the LOC107798095 gene encoding auxin-responsive protein SAUR50, which yields MAIRKTNKLPQTAVLKQILKKCSSLGKKHGYNDEDGLPLDVPKGHFAVYVGENRTRYIIPISFLTHPEFQCLLRRTEEEFGFDHEMGITIPCEEVVFRSLTSMLR from the coding sequence ATGGCAATCAGAAAAACAAACAAGCTGCCACAAACTGCAGTCCTAAAGCAAATCTTGAAAAAATGTTCGAGTTTGGGGAAGAAACATGGCTATAATGATGAAGATGGTCTTCCCCTTGACGTCCCCAAAGGCCATTTTGCTGTTTATGTTGGAGAGAACCGAACTCGATACATTATACCAATTTCATTCTTAACTCACCCTGAGTTTCAGTGCCTCTTACGACGCACTGAAGAAGAATTTGGCTTTGATCATGAAATGGGCATCACTATTCCATGTGAAGAAGTTGTTTTCCGATCACTAACTTCTATGCTTCGATAG
- the LOC142181793 gene encoding uncharacterized protein LOC142181793: MELIPITSDRIKEIAESSCVSQKSRKRVRRKLKESPPCKILRHDALPEEVFNLDSMLFRINSEGIEFIVDLKKRTCDCLVFQLDELPCPHAIATINKRYLPKSDYCSNWYSRETWLKTYEGHVNTVVDQKSWDIPQNVQYEITKPPDVEILQGRRQKKRHIPATESVPFKSTKCSRCK, encoded by the exons ATGGAGCTTATACCGATAACATCAGATAGAATTAAAGAAATTGCTGAAAGTTCTTGTGTTTCtcagaaatcaagaaaaagagtgAGAAGAAAGCTGAAAGAATCTCCACCATGTAAAATACTTAGGCACGATGCGTTGCCTGAGGAA gTGTTCAACCTTGACTCAATGTTGTTTAGAATAAATAGTGAAGGAATCGAATTCATTGTGgacttaaagaagagaacttgtGACTGCCTGGTATTCCAACTTGATGAATTGCCCTGTCCACATGCAATTGCTACTATAAATAAGAGATATTTGCCGAAATCtgattactgctcaaattggtatTCAAGGGAAACATGGTTGAAAACATATGAAGGACATGTGAATACCGTGGTAGATCAAAAATCATGGGATATACCACAAAATGTACAATATGAGATCACAAAACCTCCCGATGTAGAGATTTTAcaaggaagaagacaaaagaagaggcaTATACCTGCAACTGAATCAGTACCATTCAAGTCTACCAAATGTAGTCGATGTAAATAA